The following coding sequences lie in one Thermoleophilia bacterium genomic window:
- a CDS encoding MMPL family transporter, whose protein sequence is MTGRLYSLSGFCIRHRRLVVSFWIVLAIGVSLLSSALGKQFADDLTLPGKDSQAATDLVADKFPEQANGSIPVLYKAEKGKITDSANEKTVKSSISELSNDKLITSINSPFTQATAGQISKDGTIAYASMVLRDAPGDLSDEDADHLVDKTHSSAPGIEVAVGGYLGDQVSSPSTESSEAVGLVMAMLVLALTFGTIVAMGLPILTAIFGLTVSTGLLTVFSNFATISTVAPTLATMIGLGVGIDYALFVVTRHRQAMHEGHEPQEAAARAAATAGGAVVFAGTTVILALLSLGLAGIPLVWTLGYSAAVAVAVAMLASVTLLPAILAMVGHGIDRLRIPLPHDTSAAHPSHGWRRWAEGVARHPVAAALFSVLILLVIALPVRNLDLGQEDDSAMPKSTDAHRAYVLTSEGFGVGNNGPLLIAMEVGARNDVMSLEQAIAKTKGIDEVTPATFDKSGDAAIFNAVPTTSPSSFATQDTINLLRDTTIPRALDGTQSAAHVGGSTAGNVDLADEIGDKLPQVIFTVVLLSFLVLVLAFRSIVVPLQAAVMNLLSIGAAYGLVTFVFQEGHGASLIGLEGAVPVVSFLPLVMFAILFGLSMDYEVFLLTQIKEAWHKSGDSDSSVIAGVTTSGRVITSAALIMVAVFFSFVLSGDPVVKQFGVGLAFAVAIDATIVRCMLVPAVMILMKRSNWWFPAWLDRIVPRIDIEGNEYFENRESGR, encoded by the coding sequence ATGACCGGCCGCCTCTACTCCCTTTCCGGCTTCTGCATCCGGCACCGCCGCCTCGTGGTGTCCTTCTGGATCGTCCTCGCGATCGGGGTCAGCCTGCTTTCGAGCGCCCTGGGCAAGCAGTTCGCCGACGATCTGACCTTGCCCGGCAAAGACAGCCAGGCGGCGACCGACCTGGTGGCCGACAAGTTCCCGGAGCAGGCCAACGGCTCGATTCCGGTGCTTTATAAGGCTGAAAAGGGCAAGATCACCGACTCGGCCAACGAGAAGACGGTCAAATCATCGATCTCGGAGCTGTCCAACGACAAACTGATCACTTCGATCAACAGTCCGTTCACCCAGGCGACCGCCGGGCAGATCTCCAAAGACGGCACGATCGCGTATGCCTCGATGGTGCTGCGCGACGCGCCCGGGGACCTGAGCGACGAAGACGCTGATCACCTGGTTGACAAGACCCACTCGTCAGCCCCCGGCATCGAGGTAGCGGTGGGTGGCTACCTGGGCGATCAGGTTTCGTCCCCCTCGACCGAATCGAGCGAAGCGGTGGGCCTGGTCATGGCGATGCTCGTACTCGCCCTCACCTTCGGCACGATCGTGGCGATGGGCCTGCCGATCCTGACTGCGATCTTCGGTCTGACCGTGAGCACGGGCCTGCTGACCGTCTTCAGCAACTTCGCAACGATCTCCACAGTGGCCCCGACCCTGGCGACGATGATCGGCCTCGGAGTCGGCATCGACTATGCGCTCTTCGTGGTCACCCGGCACAGACAGGCGATGCACGAAGGGCACGAGCCCCAGGAGGCGGCCGCCCGCGCGGCGGCAACCGCCGGCGGAGCCGTGGTCTTCGCGGGCACCACGGTCATCCTGGCACTTCTCTCGCTCGGCCTGGCCGGAATCCCGCTGGTCTGGACCCTGGGATATTCCGCTGCCGTCGCCGTCGCCGTGGCGATGCTGGCTTCGGTCACGCTGCTTCCGGCGATCCTCGCCATGGTCGGGCACGGCATCGACCGGTTGCGCATCCCGCTGCCGCACGACACCTCCGCCGCTCACCCCAGCCATGGCTGGCGGCGCTGGGCTGAAGGGGTGGCCCGACACCCGGTCGCGGCCGCCTTGTTCAGCGTCCTGATCCTCCTGGTCATCGCCCTGCCGGTGCGAAACCTGGATCTCGGCCAGGAGGACGATTCCGCGATGCCGAAATCGACCGATGCTCATCGCGCGTACGTACTGACCAGCGAGGGATTCGGGGTGGGTAACAATGGCCCACTGCTGATCGCGATGGAGGTCGGCGCCAGGAATGACGTCATGTCACTGGAACAGGCGATCGCCAAGACCAAGGGGATAGACGAGGTCACACCGGCCACATTCGACAAGTCCGGCGACGCCGCGATCTTCAACGCGGTGCCGACCACTTCTCCGTCCTCGTTTGCCACTCAGGACACAATCAACCTCTTGCGTGACACGACGATTCCAAGAGCGCTGGACGGCACCCAATCCGCAGCCCACGTGGGCGGCTCCACTGCCGGCAACGTCGACCTGGCTGACGAGATCGGCGACAAGCTGCCCCAGGTGATCTTCACAGTGGTGCTGCTGTCGTTCCTCGTCCTGGTGCTCGCCTTCCGCTCGATTGTCGTGCCGCTGCAGGCTGCCGTGATGAACCTGCTTTCGATCGGAGCCGCCTACGGGCTGGTCACCTTCGTGTTCCAGGAGGGTCACGGTGCGAGTCTGATCGGCCTCGAAGGGGCCGTACCGGTGGTGAGCTTCTTGCCCCTGGTCATGTTCGCGATCCTCTTCGGCCTCTCGATGGACTACGAGGTCTTCCTGCTGACCCAGATCAAGGAGGCCTGGCACAAGTCCGGCGACAGCGACTCGTCGGTGATCGCCGGTGTCACCACCTCGGGCCGGGTGATCACTTCGGCCGCGCTGATCATGGTGGCGGTGTTCTTCAGTTTCGTCCTGAGCGGCGATCCCGTCGTCAAGCAGTTCGGGGTGGGCCTGGCCTTTGCGGTGGCGATCGACGCCACCATCGTCAGGTGCATGCTGGTGCCTGCGGTGATGATCCTGATGAAACGATCGAACTGGTGGTTCCCGGCATGGCTCGACCGCATCGTGCCGCGAATCGACATCGAAGGCAACGAGTACTTCGAAAACCGGGAGTCCGGCCGGTAA
- a CDS encoding serine hydroxymethyltransferase yields the protein MSALTESLLDAELADVDPEVAAALDGELARQRDTLEMIASENFVPRAVLEAAGSVLTNKYAEGYPGRRYYGGCEQVDIVETLAIDRAKALFGAGHANVQPHSGAQANNAAYMALIEPGDTIMGLALDHGGHLSHGMKLNVSGKLYNVVPYHVSREDLRVDMDEVARLAAETRPDLIVAGWSAYPRQLDFPAFREIADSVDARLMVDMAHFAGLVAAGEHPNPVPYADVVTTTIHKTLGGPRSGMILSTEDLKADINRAVFPGQQGGPLMHVIAAKAVALGLASTDEFAERQRRTINNAQALAAGLIDGGIDVLTGGTDVHLVLVDLTSTGLDGQTGEDRLDQVGITVNRNAIPFDERPPMNPSGLRIGTPALTTRGFTPEDMTEIAAIIATALSDGFEGERESLIARSRALIDKYPLYPGLG from the coding sequence ATGAGCGCCCTCACCGAGAGTCTTCTCGACGCCGAACTGGCTGATGTCGACCCCGAAGTGGCGGCCGCCCTCGACGGCGAGCTGGCCCGTCAGCGCGACACGCTGGAGATGATCGCTTCGGAGAACTTCGTGCCGCGGGCCGTACTCGAGGCCGCCGGGTCGGTCCTGACCAACAAGTACGCCGAGGGTTACCCCGGCCGCCGGTACTACGGTGGCTGCGAACAGGTCGACATCGTCGAGACGCTGGCGATCGACCGCGCCAAGGCGCTCTTCGGCGCCGGCCACGCCAACGTCCAGCCGCATTCGGGGGCGCAGGCCAACAACGCCGCCTACATGGCGCTGATCGAACCCGGCGACACGATCATGGGCCTGGCCCTCGATCACGGCGGCCACCTCAGCCACGGCATGAAGCTGAACGTCTCGGGCAAGCTTTACAACGTCGTGCCCTACCACGTGTCCCGGGAGGATCTGCGAGTCGACATGGACGAGGTCGCCCGTCTCGCGGCCGAAACCAGGCCGGACCTGATCGTCGCCGGCTGGTCCGCCTACCCCCGTCAACTCGATTTCCCCGCCTTCCGCGAGATCGCCGATTCGGTCGACGCCAGGCTGATGGTCGACATGGCCCATTTCGCGGGCCTCGTCGCCGCCGGCGAGCACCCCAACCCGGTGCCGTACGCCGATGTGGTCACCACCACCATCCACAAGACCCTCGGTGGCCCGCGTAGCGGAATGATCCTCAGCACGGAGGATCTGAAGGCCGACATCAACCGCGCCGTGTTCCCCGGCCAGCAGGGCGGGCCGCTGATGCACGTGATCGCGGCCAAGGCGGTTGCACTGGGCCTGGCTTCGACCGACGAATTCGCCGAACGGCAGCGCCGGACCATCAACAACGCCCAGGCGCTGGCCGCCGGGCTGATCGACGGTGGCATCGACGTGCTCACCGGCGGCACCGACGTCCACCTGGTGCTGGTCGACCTGACGTCGACCGGACTCGACGGACAGACCGGGGAGGACCGGCTCGACCAGGTCGGCATCACCGTCAACCGCAACGCCATCCCCTTCGACGAGCGCCCGCCGATGAATCCTTCGGGACTACGGATCGGCACGCCCGCGCTGACCACCCGTGGTTTCACGCCCGAGGACATGACCGAGATCGCCGCGATCATCGCGACCGCACTGTCGGACGGCTTCGAGGGCGAGCGGGAATCGCTGATCGCGCGCAGCCGCGCTCTGATCGACAAGTATCCGCTTTATCCCGGCCTCGGTTGA
- a CDS encoding DUF354 domain-containing protein has translation MKVWFDCTAAAHPLVLKPVIDRFKERGDEVLVTAREYGQTVGILDLLGIEHTVVGAHGGGSKLGKGRALAGRSFKLGRIVWKFRPDLAVAHGSVDLALVSATFLIPSAQLQDYEFAGLQRQLAFRIAKRVLVPDTIPPERMAKVGAKGKKLVQYPGLKEDYYLAGFEPDPAVINELGIDRERVLVVVRPPPETSEYHADNPLYEQVIERLAGTDGVTAVVIPRTDSQGAAARGRNSPNLIVPDHAIDAQSLIAYADLVVSAGGTMNREAVALGTPVYTTFAGRMGGVDEALIDEGKLLVLESPDQLELVKRFGTPGAREPRDPEILVEGVLGALGPDWTPPD, from the coding sequence ATGAAGGTCTGGTTCGACTGCACCGCGGCGGCCCACCCACTGGTCCTGAAGCCGGTCATCGATCGGTTCAAGGAGCGCGGGGACGAGGTCCTGGTGACCGCCCGGGAATACGGCCAGACGGTCGGCATCCTCGACCTGCTCGGCATCGAGCACACCGTGGTCGGCGCCCACGGCGGCGGCTCGAAGCTCGGCAAGGGGCGGGCGCTCGCCGGCCGCTCGTTCAAGCTGGGGCGCATCGTCTGGAAGTTCCGCCCGGACCTGGCGGTCGCCCACGGTTCGGTCGACCTGGCCCTGGTCTCGGCGACGTTCCTGATCCCTTCGGCCCAGCTCCAGGACTACGAGTTCGCGGGGCTCCAGCGCCAGCTGGCCTTCCGCATCGCGAAACGCGTCCTGGTGCCGGACACGATCCCGCCCGAGCGCATGGCCAAAGTCGGCGCCAAGGGCAAGAAGCTGGTCCAGTACCCCGGCCTCAAGGAGGACTACTACCTGGCCGGGTTCGAGCCCGATCCGGCGGTGATCAATGAGCTCGGCATCGACCGGGAGCGGGTCCTGGTCGTGGTCCGGCCGCCGCCGGAGACCTCCGAGTATCACGCCGACAACCCGCTTTACGAGCAGGTGATCGAACGTCTGGCCGGGACCGATGGCGTCACCGCCGTGGTCATTCCGCGCACCGATTCCCAGGGGGCGGCCGCCCGCGGACGGAACTCACCGAACCTGATCGTGCCCGATCACGCGATCGACGCCCAGAGCCTGATCGCCTACGCCGACCTGGTGGTCAGCGCCGGTGGCACGATGAATCGCGAGGCGGTGGCCCTGGGGACTCCGGTCTACACGACCTTCGCGGGGCGCATGGGCGGGGTCGACGAGGCCCTGATCGACGAAGGCAAACTGCTCGTCCTGGAGAGCCCGGATCAGCTCGAACTGGTCAAGCGTTTCGGCACCCCCGGCGCGAGGGAGCCGCGCGATCCCGAAATCCTCGTCGAAGGCGTCCTTGGAGCACTAGGACCTGACTGGACACCTCCCGACTGA
- a CDS encoding undecaprenyl/decaprenyl-phosphate alpha-N-acetylglucosaminyl 1-phosphate transferase, protein MEGTSDAILAFLSATLICWATVPAAELLARRVGAIDTPGPRSQHTTPTPRMSGVAILAGIEIAGWIWLPTNNEVTAILLGAVAVALVGALDDIFDLPALVKLIGQAAGASIPVIAGVRPDALTIPFIGGFELGWTAYPLTIIGIVAVINIINLIDGIDGLAAGVIAIAATAMAVIALSLDRNEAGVLAAITAGGALGFLRHGFPPASSFMGDTGSNLLGYMIAIVSIQGALKTNAVVALAFPLVILAVPIFDTAFVVAKRLKYHQPIYQADRWHFHHRMANIGFSQRRTLAYLYGWTLVLAGLALALRLVPYSDDRGHFDPAWTIFMVAVILAAVGVTIYLVYVLEIIKGPRARSGPE, encoded by the coding sequence ATGGAAGGGACCTCTGACGCGATACTTGCCTTCCTGTCGGCGACGCTGATCTGCTGGGCGACGGTCCCGGCCGCCGAATTGCTGGCCCGGCGCGTCGGCGCGATCGATACCCCCGGCCCGCGCAGCCAGCACACGACGCCGACGCCACGCATGTCCGGGGTGGCGATCCTCGCCGGGATCGAAATCGCCGGTTGGATCTGGCTGCCGACCAACAACGAGGTCACCGCGATCCTGCTCGGTGCGGTCGCGGTCGCCCTGGTCGGTGCGCTCGACGACATCTTCGACCTGCCGGCGCTGGTCAAGCTGATCGGGCAGGCCGCCGGCGCCTCGATTCCGGTGATCGCCGGGGTCCGGCCGGACGCGCTGACCATCCCGTTCATCGGCGGCTTCGAGCTCGGGTGGACCGCCTACCCCCTGACCATCATCGGCATCGTCGCGGTGATCAACATCATCAACCTGATCGACGGGATCGACGGCCTCGCGGCCGGAGTGATCGCGATCGCCGCGACCGCGATGGCCGTGATCGCGCTTTCACTGGACCGCAACGAGGCCGGCGTGCTGGCCGCGATCACCGCCGGCGGCGCGCTCGGCTTCCTGCGCCACGGCTTCCCGCCGGCCTCGAGCTTCATGGGCGACACCGGCTCCAACCTGCTCGGCTACATGATCGCCATCGTCTCGATCCAGGGGGCGCTCAAGACGAACGCCGTGGTCGCGCTCGCTTTTCCCCTGGTGATCCTCGCGGTGCCGATCTTCGACACGGCCTTCGTGGTCGCCAAGCGCCTCAAGTACCACCAGCCGATCTACCAGGCCGACCGCTGGCACTTCCATCACCGCATGGCCAACATCGGCTTCTCGCAGCGGCGAACGCTCGCCTACCTCTACGGCTGGACGCTGGTCCTGGCCGGGCTCGCGCTGGCCCTGAGGCTGGTCCCTTACAGCGACGATCGCGGCCACTTCGATCCGGCCTGGACGATTTTCATGGTGGCGGTGATCCTGGCCGCGGTCGGGGTCACGATTTACCTCGTTTACGTGCTTGAGATCATCAAGGGTCCGCGTGCCCGCAGCGGCCCTGAATAA
- the atpB gene encoding F0F1 ATP synthase subunit A yields MNDEVETINEETFDEKTGLTTKAKVALGFVGFFLIAILFGVIFGSDGKNEAFKPQDEFKLDPWIPINIGGIDLSVNKAVLYLVLASALTIGIMLYVAHRMKQKPGRLQTAIEVAYDVVKVDITGGNIEDERLATKWFPFLATLFFFIFFSNMIGYIPLPTNTHETIAIFGLEIPAFALYAATANIAIPLALTLVVWVSYHYEGVRAKGIVKYLASWLPAGLEEMNPIGKALIFTIEVVSHFVRLISLSVRLFANILSGHLLLLFMGGGLAVLLGIASLGVLTFPMAFAFYVFEVGIVATLQAFIFSILTAIYIGGATAESH; encoded by the coding sequence ATGAATGACGAAGTCGAAACCATCAACGAAGAGACCTTCGACGAGAAGACCGGTCTGACGACCAAGGCCAAAGTGGCGCTCGGGTTCGTCGGCTTCTTCCTGATCGCGATCCTGTTCGGGGTCATCTTCGGCAGCGACGGCAAGAACGAGGCCTTCAAGCCCCAGGACGAATTCAAGCTCGATCCCTGGATCCCGATCAACATCGGTGGCATCGACCTCTCCGTCAATAAGGCCGTGCTTTATCTGGTCCTGGCCTCGGCCCTGACGATCGGCATCATGCTTTACGTCGCCCATCGCATGAAGCAGAAGCCGGGTCGCCTCCAAACCGCCATCGAAGTCGCCTACGACGTCGTCAAGGTCGACATCACCGGCGGCAACATCGAAGACGAGCGCCTCGCCACCAAGTGGTTCCCGTTCCTCGCCACCCTGTTCTTCTTCATCTTCTTCTCGAACATGATCGGCTACATACCGCTGCCGACCAATACGCATGAGACGATCGCAATATTCGGTCTCGAGATACCCGCTTTCGCCCTCTACGCGGCCACCGCGAACATCGCGATCCCGCTTGCCTTGACGCTCGTGGTCTGGGTCTCGTACCACTACGAAGGCGTGCGGGCCAAGGGCATCGTCAAGTATCTGGCCAGCTGGCTGCCGGCCGGCCTCGAGGAGATGAACCCGATCGGCAAGGCGCTGATCTTCACGATCGAGGTCGTCTCCCACTTCGTGCGACTGATCTCGCTCTCCGTGCGACTCTTCGCCAACATTCTTTCCGGCCACCTCCTGCTGCTCTTCATGGGCGGCGGACTGGCTGTCCTGCTGGGAATCGCGTCCCTGGGCGTGCTCACCTTCCCGATGGCGTTCGCCTTCTACGTGTTCGAGGTTGGCATTGTCGCCACCCTGCAGGCGTTCATTTTCTCAATTCTGACCGCAATCTACATCGGCGGAGCAACCGCCGAAAGTCACTGA
- the atpE gene encoding ATP synthase F0 subunit C: MDPTILAEVTDDGVTAAGKAIALGVGAGLGSIGAGIGIGFIFGKEIESVARQPELKSELQSIRWLGFALTEAVAFYTFIFALIAFFL, translated from the coding sequence ATGGATCCGACAATTCTGGCCGAAGTAACCGACGACGGTGTAACCGCCGCGGGCAAGGCGATCGCGCTCGGCGTCGGCGCCGGACTCGGCTCGATCGGCGCCGGTATCGGCATCGGTTTCATCTTCGGCAAGGAGATCGAATCGGTCGCCCGCCAGCCCGAGCTCAAGTCTGAGCTGCAGTCGATTCGCTGGCTCGGCTTCGCCCTGACCGAGGCCGTCGCCTTCTACACCTTCATTTTCGCGCTTATCGCGTTCTTCCTTTAG
- the atpF gene encoding F0F1 ATP synthase subunit B, with protein MEPVFAQIVAFIPLAAKAAEEEGGSFLVTPGVGLMIWTLAVFAFTLWVLKKFAFPAITEAIDKRAATIRESLESAEKQQAESEKILEEYRQRLTEAREQADGIVTRARKAADTTKSEATAEGQTKREELVEAAKRDIEAETRRALDDIRKEVANLTILATEQVTRRSLDDAAHKELVEDALREVDFSALAGGTKD; from the coding sequence ATGGAGCCGGTTTTCGCACAAATAGTCGCGTTCATCCCACTCGCCGCGAAAGCGGCGGAGGAAGAGGGCGGCAGCTTCCTGGTAACGCCGGGCGTTGGTCTGATGATCTGGACCCTCGCTGTCTTCGCGTTCACCCTGTGGGTCCTCAAGAAGTTCGCGTTCCCCGCGATCACCGAGGCGATCGACAAGCGCGCCGCGACGATCCGCGAGAGCCTGGAATCGGCCGAGAAGCAGCAGGCCGAATCCGAGAAGATTCTCGAGGAGTATCGCCAGCGCCTGACCGAAGCGCGTGAGCAGGCCGACGGGATCGTGACCCGGGCGCGCAAGGCGGCCGACACGACCAAGTCCGAGGCCACCGCCGAGGGCCAGACCAAGCGCGAAGAACTGGTCGAAGCCGCCAAGCGGGACATCGAAGCCGAAACCCGCCGCGCCCTGGACGACATCCGGAAGGAAGTCGCCAACCTGACGATCCTCGCCACCGAACAGGTGACCCGCCGGTCGCTCGACGACGCCGCTCACAAAGAGCTGGTCGAAGACGCCCTGCGTGAGGTCGACTTTTCCGCCCTGGCGGGAGGCACCAAGGACTGA
- the atpH gene encoding ATP synthase F1 subunit delta produces MEALARVYAESLFGVAKGKATLDVVREQLAQFTEALEGDRDLEVFFFSPYFSSQEKLDGLQKSVEDADPEFLNFLELLIEKHRMPAIFRIRREYEDLWKQENKRLDVTVISAVELDPAVAEEVGAEVERQTGREVELTSRVDEKIIGGIVLQVGNMVLDSSIRNNLEKLRQSVARAA; encoded by the coding sequence ATGGAAGCACTGGCCCGCGTATATGCCGAGTCCCTGTTTGGGGTTGCCAAAGGAAAGGCAACCTTGGATGTCGTCCGGGAGCAGCTGGCTCAGTTCACGGAGGCCCTCGAAGGGGATCGTGACCTCGAGGTCTTCTTCTTCAGCCCGTATTTCTCATCTCAGGAGAAGCTCGACGGACTCCAGAAGTCGGTCGAAGACGCAGATCCCGAGTTCCTCAACTTTCTCGAACTCCTGATCGAGAAGCACCGCATGCCGGCGATCTTCCGGATCCGGCGTGAATACGAGGACCTTTGGAAGCAGGAGAACAAGCGACTTGATGTGACTGTGATCAGCGCAGTCGAATTGGACCCCGCGGTGGCCGAAGAGGTCGGTGCCGAGGTCGAGCGTCAGACGGGCCGAGAGGTCGAACTGACGAGCCGCGTCGATGAAAAAATCATCGGCGGGATCGTGCTGCAGGTCGGGAACATGGTTCTCGACAGCAGCATCAGAAATAACTTGGAGAAACTCCGCCAGAGCGTTGCTCGGGCGGCTTAA
- a CDS encoding F0F1 ATP synthase subunit alpha, producing MQIKPDEIASILRQRIEGIDPGSADLSEVGTVLSIADGIARIHGLDNCMSLEMLDLPHGVTGLALNLEADNVGAVLFGEWEKIVEGDTVKRTKRLLEIPVGEEFLGRMVDPLGRPLDGKGDINTGKSRPAEFKAPGVISRQPVREPMQTGIKSIDGMIPIGRGQRELIIGDRQTGKTTVGIDSIINNKDTGVISVYVAIGQRMATVVQVREVLEEAGAMENTIIVAAPADEAAPIKFIAPYAGTAMAEYFLYDGKAALCVYDDLTKHAYAYRQMSLLLRRPPGREAYPGDVFYLHSRLLERSVKLSDDHGGGSLTALPIIETQANDVSAYIPTNVISITDGQIFLESDLFNSGIRPAINVGISVSRVGGDAQTKAMKKVAGKMKGELSQYRDLEAFAQFGSELDAETQKTLARGERLVELLKQNERNALSVSDQVASIYSGTGGFLDRIKVDRVKEFLEGLLTRLHTENKELCERINETGLFPEEDEKELSDTISGYVDDFGPDFTEDGEPEDAGESDRVDKIAVDGKDDGDAAAASDTAKEEAPAPA from the coding sequence ATGCAGATCAAGCCAGACGAGATTGCCAGCATTTTGCGGCAGCGCATCGAGGGCATCGACCCTGGAAGTGCAGACCTGTCCGAGGTGGGCACGGTCCTGTCGATCGCCGACGGGATCGCCCGCATCCACGGCCTCGACAACTGCATGTCCCTGGAGATGCTCGACCTGCCTCACGGTGTCACCGGGCTCGCTCTCAACCTTGAAGCCGACAACGTCGGTGCCGTGCTCTTCGGCGAATGGGAAAAGATCGTCGAAGGTGACACCGTCAAGCGCACCAAGCGCCTGCTCGAGATCCCGGTGGGCGAGGAATTCCTCGGCCGCATGGTCGATCCGCTCGGCCGCCCGCTCGACGGCAAGGGTGACATCAACACCGGCAAGTCCCGCCCGGCCGAGTTCAAGGCCCCCGGCGTCATCAGTCGCCAGCCCGTGCGTGAGCCGATGCAGACCGGCATCAAGTCGATCGACGGCATGATCCCGATCGGCCGTGGCCAGCGCGAGCTGATCATCGGCGACCGCCAGACCGGCAAGACCACGGTCGGCATCGACTCGATCATCAACAACAAGGACACGGGTGTGATCTCCGTGTACGTGGCCATCGGCCAGCGCATGGCGACCGTCGTCCAGGTCCGCGAGGTGCTCGAAGAGGCCGGCGCGATGGAGAACACGATCATCGTCGCCGCTCCCGCGGACGAAGCCGCCCCGATCAAGTTCATCGCCCCGTACGCGGGTACCGCGATGGCCGAGTACTTCCTCTACGACGGCAAGGCCGCGCTCTGCGTATACGACGACCTCACCAAGCACGCTTACGCCTACCGGCAGATGTCGCTGCTGCTGCGCCGCCCGCCGGGCCGCGAGGCATACCCCGGCGACGTCTTCTACTTGCATTCGCGCCTGCTCGAGCGCTCGGTCAAGCTGAGTGACGATCACGGCGGTGGCTCGCTGACGGCACTGCCGATCATCGAGACCCAGGCCAACGACGTGTCGGCCTACATTCCGACGAACGTCATCTCGATCACCGACGGCCAGATATTCCTCGAGTCCGACCTGTTCAACTCGGGCATCCGCCCGGCCATCAACGTCGGCATCTCGGTTTCCCGAGTCGGCGGTGACGCCCAGACCAAGGCGATGAAGAAGGTCGCCGGCAAGATGAAGGGCGAGCTCTCCCAGTACCGCGACCTCGAAGCCTTCGCCCAGTTCGGGTCGGAGCTCGACGCCGAGACCCAGAAGACCCTCGCCCGCGGCGAGCGTCTGGTCGAGTTGCTCAAGCAGAATGAAAGAAATGCTCTTTCAGTCTCCGACCAGGTCGCTTCGATCTACTCTGGCACCGGCGGCTTCCTCGATCGCATCAAGGTCGATCGGGTCAAGGAGTTCCTCGAAGGACTGCTGACCAGGCTCCACACCGAGAACAAGGAACTCTGCGAACGGATCAACGAGACCGGCCTGTTCCCGGAAGAGGACGAAAAAGAACTCTCCGACACGATCAGCGGCTACGTCGATGACTTCGGTCCCGACTTCACCGAGGACGGCGAGCCCGAAGACGCCGGCGAATCGGATCGTGTCGACAAGATCGCGGTCGACGGCAAGGACGACGGGGACGCCGCCGCCGCCAGCGACACGGCCAAAGAAGAAGCACCGGCTCCGGCCTGA
- a CDS encoding F0F1 ATP synthase subunit gamma: MANRKEVTNQIASVKNIRQITRAMEAVAAARLRRAETRIAHLRPYAQALRRLTQRAAAEAGNVSHLPILTEREEVKTLAIVLVTGDRGLAGAFNANIIREGLLLRDQALDEGKQVVFYVVGRRGDGALTFRKQTVVNSWTGFTDRPAYENARDIGEDLAAAYIDEDIDLVEVVYNRYVSPLTQHVYTQTLLPVQQAGIIGEGSEDEVGVEPEGELAEVHERASWEYEPEPEELMARLIPDYINTSLFRMLLESAASELGARMTAMRSAADNAEEMIDDLTLEMNRVRQAEITQEILEVVGGAEALG, encoded by the coding sequence ATGGCTAACCGCAAAGAAGTCACAAATCAGATCGCCAGCGTCAAGAACATTCGCCAGATCACCCGGGCGATGGAGGCGGTTGCGGCCGCGCGGCTGCGCCGCGCCGAGACCCGGATCGCCCATCTCCGCCCGTACGCCCAGGCTCTGAGGCGGCTCACGCAGCGGGCGGCCGCCGAAGCCGGCAACGTTTCCCACCTGCCGATCCTGACCGAACGCGAAGAGGTCAAGACCCTCGCGATCGTGCTCGTTACCGGCGACCGCGGCCTGGCCGGTGCCTTCAACGCGAACATCATCCGCGAAGGCCTGCTGCTGCGCGACCAGGCTTTGGACGAGGGCAAGCAGGTCGTCTTTTATGTGGTCGGCCGCCGCGGTGACGGAGCCCTGACTTTCCGCAAGCAGACCGTTGTCAACTCGTGGACCGGGTTCACCGACCGGCCGGCTTACGAGAACGCTCGCGACATCGGCGAGGACCTCGCAGCGGCCTACATCGACGAAGACATCGATCTGGTCGAAGTCGTCTACAACCGATACGTCTCGCCGCTGACCCAGCACGTCTACACCCAGACGCTGCTGCCGGTCCAGCAGGCCGGCATCATCGGTGAGGGTTCCGAGGACGAAGTCGGCGTCGAGCCCGAAGGCGAACTGGCCGAGGTCCACGAGCGTGCGTCCTGGGAATACGAGCCGGAGCCCGAAGAGCTGATGGCCCGCCTGATTCCCGATTACATCAATACTTCGCTTTTCCGGATGCTGCTCGAATCGGCCGCATCCGAACTCGGCGCCCGTATGACCGCCATGCGCAGCGCCGCCGACAATGCTGAAGAGATGATCGATGACCTCACCCTCGAGATGAACCGGGTCAGGCAGGCGGAGATCACGCAGGAAATTCTGGAAGTCGTCGGTGGCGCGGAAGCGCTCGGCTAG